A single region of the Sulfitobacter geojensis genome encodes:
- the hemB gene encoding porphobilinogen synthase produces MTPVQAPFPATRLRRTRATPALRALVRENALEVGDLIWPVFVRAGEGIEEPVPSMPGVMRRSVDKIVEAAAEADALGIGAMCIFPYTGIEERTEDCAGAWDPQNHANRAIAAIKARFPNMAVMSDVALDTYNINGHDGFVEDGIIVNDRTVEALVKMSLAQAEAGVDIIGPSDMMDGRIAAIRTALEETGHQDVTILSYAAKYASAFYGPFRDAVGASGALTGDKKTYQMDPANSDEALRLVARDLAEGADMVMVKPGLPYLDICRRVKDAFGAPTFAYQVSGEYSMIKAAAQNGWIDEERVMMESLMAFKRAGCDGVLSYFAPAAARLLNG; encoded by the coding sequence ATGACCCCTGTCCAAGCCCCCTTTCCCGCCACCCGCCTGCGGCGCACCCGCGCAACGCCTGCTTTGCGTGCTTTGGTGCGGGAAAACGCGCTGGAGGTCGGGGATCTGATCTGGCCGGTATTTGTCCGTGCAGGCGAAGGCATCGAGGAACCGGTCCCTTCAATGCCCGGTGTCATGCGCCGATCCGTCGACAAGATCGTGGAGGCAGCCGCAGAGGCCGACGCGCTTGGCATTGGGGCGATGTGCATTTTTCCCTATACTGGGATTGAAGAGCGCACCGAAGATTGCGCCGGCGCATGGGATCCGCAGAACCACGCCAACCGCGCGATCGCCGCGATCAAGGCGCGTTTTCCAAACATGGCCGTGATGAGTGACGTCGCGCTTGATACCTATAACATCAATGGCCACGACGGCTTTGTCGAAGACGGCATTATCGTAAATGATCGCACGGTCGAGGCATTGGTCAAAATGTCCCTCGCCCAAGCCGAAGCAGGCGTTGATATCATCGGCCCCTCCGACATGATGGATGGCCGCATCGCCGCCATTCGCACGGCGCTTGAAGAGACCGGTCATCAGGACGTCACCATTCTGAGCTACGCCGCCAAATACGCCAGTGCCTTTTACGGCCCGTTTCGCGATGCGGTCGGTGCTTCGGGTGCTTTGACGGGGGACAAGAAAACCTATCAGATGGATCCTGCCAATTCCGACGAAGCCTTGCGTCTGGTCGCGCGCGATCTCGCTGAAGGCGCGGATATGGTGATGGTGAAACCGGGTCTGCCCTATCTCGACATTTGCCGCCGTGTAAAAGACGCCTTTGGTGCGCCGACCTTTGCCTATCAGGTGTCCGGTGAATACAGCATGATCAAAGCCGCGGCGCAAAACGGCTGGATCGACGAGGAACGTGTGATGATGGAAAGCTTGATGGCCTTCAAGCGGGCGGGCTGTGACGGGGTGCTGAGTTATTTCGCACCGGCGGCGGCGCGGCTCTTGAACGGGTGA
- the mfd gene encoding transcription-repair coupling factor, producing MTSPSKITLSGVPEGFDARAILNEVDRSQVVVHVARDDKRMAAMQAALGFFAPDVPVVTFPGWDCLPYDRVSPNADISAQRMATLAGLVHGMPPKFVLLTTLNAATQRVPARSVLRDAAFSAQVGARIDEKALREFLVRMGFVQSPTVMEPGDYAVRGGIIDIYPPGDLGPVRLDLFGDVLDGARRFDPATQRTTEKLELVELAPVSEVILDEAAITRFRQNYRIEFGAAGTDDPLYEAISAGRKHQGAEHWLAFFHAEMETLFDYLPDATITLDDQVTASRLARWESIEDQYETRKIAMANRSKMDSVYKPAPPQGLYLTDEAWLLATADHRLVQMNPLPQPTGPNVLDAGARIGRDFAPERQQESISLFGALADHLKAKLQEGPVLIASYSEGARERLTGLIEDEGLAEAIPIPSAKRLGKRGLHLAVWALEHGFEAPWEDGTLTVISEQDVLGDRLIRAPKRKKRAANFLTETQSLTPGDLVVHVDHGIGRYLGMEVITAAGAAHECLLLEYAENSKLYLPVENIELLSKYGHEEGLLDKLGGGAWQSKKAKLKERIREMADKLIRIAAERALRRAPVLDPPPGMWDAFSARFPYQETDDQLRAISDVIEDLTSGNPMDRLVCGDVGFGKTEVAMRAAFVAAMSGVQVAVIAPTTLLARQHFKSFAERFRGFPIEVRQLSRFVPAKEAAATKEGMAKGTVDIVIGTHALLAKGIKFMNLGLLVIDEEQHFGVQHKERLKSLRTDIHVLTLTATPIPRTLQLSLTGVRDLSIIGTPPVDRLAIRTYVSEFDAVTLREALLREHYRGGQSFYVVPRISDLPEIEAFLKDQLPELTYVVAHGQMAAGELDDRMNAFYDGKFDILLATTIVESGLDIPTANTMIVHRADMFGLAQLYQIRGRVGRSKTRAYAYLTTKPREKLTPLAEKRLRVLGSLDTLGAGFTLASQDMDIRGAGNLLGEEQSGQMRDVGFEMYQSMLEEAIAKIRSGQMEGLSEADDQWAPQINLGVPVLIPETYVPDLDVRLGLYRRLSGLSTKVELEGYAAELIDRFGKLPKEVNTLMLVVRIKAMCKRAGIAKLDGGPKGATIQFHNDKFASPEGLVAFIQDQRGLAKVRDNKIVVKRDWKTDADKIKGAFAIARDLAEHVIAKEKASKGKKSAGA from the coding sequence ATGACCAGTCCAAGCAAAATCACCCTGTCCGGCGTGCCCGAAGGCTTTGACGCCCGCGCAATCCTTAACGAAGTGGACCGCAGCCAAGTGGTGGTTCACGTCGCGCGCGACGACAAACGCATGGCGGCGATGCAGGCGGCATTGGGGTTCTTTGCCCCCGATGTGCCGGTTGTCACCTTTCCGGGGTGGGACTGTCTGCCCTATGACCGCGTGTCGCCCAACGCGGATATTTCCGCGCAGCGCATGGCGACACTGGCGGGGCTTGTTCACGGGATGCCGCCCAAATTTGTTCTGCTGACCACGCTTAACGCCGCAACCCAGCGCGTGCCCGCACGGTCCGTTCTGCGCGATGCCGCGTTTTCAGCGCAGGTCGGGGCGCGGATTGACGAAAAGGCGCTGCGCGAATTTCTGGTACGCATGGGGTTTGTGCAAAGCCCGACCGTGATGGAGCCCGGCGATTATGCGGTGCGCGGCGGGATCATCGACATCTACCCCCCCGGCGATCTGGGGCCCGTACGTCTTGATCTGTTCGGCGATGTGCTGGACGGGGCGCGCCGGTTTGATCCGGCGACCCAACGCACCACCGAAAAACTTGAACTGGTCGAACTGGCCCCTGTGTCCGAAGTGATCCTTGACGAGGCCGCCATCACGCGGTTTCGCCAGAACTACCGGATCGAATTTGGCGCGGCAGGCACTGATGATCCGCTCTACGAGGCGATCTCGGCGGGACGCAAACATCAGGGGGCCGAACATTGGCTCGCGTTTTTCCATGCTGAAATGGAAACCCTTTTCGACTATCTGCCCGACGCGACGATCACGCTGGATGATCAGGTCACAGCCAGCCGACTGGCGCGTTGGGAAAGCATTGAAGATCAATATGAAACCCGCAAAATCGCGATGGCGAACCGTTCCAAGATGGACAGCGTTTACAAGCCTGCGCCGCCCCAGGGGCTGTATCTGACCGACGAGGCATGGTTGCTGGCAACGGCAGACCACCGCTTGGTGCAGATGAACCCGTTGCCGCAACCAACGGGTCCAAATGTATTGGATGCGGGTGCACGGATAGGGCGTGATTTTGCGCCTGAACGTCAACAGGAATCTATCAGCCTTTTCGGGGCTTTGGCAGACCACCTTAAAGCAAAGCTTCAAGAGGGTCCGGTGTTGATCGCCAGCTACTCTGAAGGTGCGCGCGAACGCTTGACCGGCTTGATCGAAGATGAAGGACTGGCCGAAGCAATTCCGATCCCTTCCGCCAAGAGGCTGGGCAAACGCGGGCTGCATCTTGCCGTCTGGGCGCTTGAACACGGGTTCGAGGCCCCTTGGGAAGACGGCACACTGACGGTCATTTCCGAACAGGACGTGCTGGGCGACCGGTTGATCCGTGCGCCCAAACGCAAGAAACGTGCGGCGAATTTCCTGACCGAAACCCAAAGCCTGACACCGGGCGATCTGGTAGTGCATGTCGATCATGGTATTGGCCGCTATCTGGGCATGGAGGTGATCACAGCAGCAGGTGCCGCGCATGAATGTCTGCTGCTGGAATATGCCGAGAATTCAAAGCTGTATCTGCCGGTAGAAAACATCGAGCTGCTGTCAAAATACGGTCACGAAGAGGGGCTGCTGGACAAACTCGGCGGCGGCGCGTGGCAGTCGAAAAAGGCCAAACTGAAAGAGCGCATTCGCGAGATGGCGGACAAGTTGATCCGCATCGCCGCCGAGCGCGCGCTGCGCCGTGCGCCGGTGCTCGATCCTCCTCCGGGCATGTGGGACGCGTTTTCGGCGCGTTTTCCGTATCAGGAGACCGACGACCAGCTGCGCGCCATTTCCGATGTGATTGAGGATCTGACCAGCGGGAATCCGATGGACCGGCTGGTGTGCGGTGACGTGGGTTTCGGCAAAACCGAAGTGGCGATGCGCGCCGCCTTTGTTGCGGCGATGTCGGGTGTGCAGGTCGCGGTAATTGCGCCTACGACATTGCTGGCGCGCCAACATTTCAAAAGCTTTGCCGAGCGCTTTCGCGGGTTCCCGATCGAAGTCCGCCAGCTAAGCCGGTTCGTCCCCGCGAAAGAGGCCGCGGCAACGAAAGAGGGCATGGCTAAAGGTACCGTTGATATTGTCATCGGCACCCATGCGCTGCTGGCCAAGGGCATCAAGTTTATGAACCTTGGTCTGCTGGTGATCGACGAGGAACAGCATTTCGGCGTACAGCATAAGGAGCGGTTGAAATCCCTGCGTACAGATATCCATGTGCTCACCCTGACCGCCACACCGATCCCCCGGACCTTGCAGCTGTCGTTGACCGGTGTGCGTGACCTCAGCATCATCGGGACGCCGCCGGTCGACCGCCTGGCGATCCGGACCTACGTCAGCGAATTCGACGCCGTCACCCTGCGCGAAGCCTTGCTGCGGGAACACTATCGTGGCGGGCAGAGCTTTTATGTTGTGCCGCGCATCAGTGACCTGCCCGAAATCGAAGCATTCCTGAAAGACCAGTTGCCGGAGCTGACATATGTTGTGGCCCACGGCCAAATGGCCGCTGGCGAGCTCGATGACCGGATGAACGCCTTTTATGACGGGAAGTTCGATATTCTGCTGGCGACAACGATTGTTGAATCCGGTCTGGATATTCCCACAGCCAACACCATGATCGTGCACCGCGCCGATATGTTCGGGCTGGCGCAGCTTTATCAAATCAGGGGTCGCGTGGGCCGCTCAAAGACCCGTGCTTATGCCTATCTGACAACCAAACCACGTGAGAAACTGACGCCACTCGCCGAAAAACGGCTGCGGGTGTTGGGGTCGCTCGACACATTGGGCGCGGGATTTACGCTGGCCTCACAGGACATGGACATTCGCGGTGCCGGCAATCTTCTGGGCGAGGAACAGTCCGGCCAGATGCGCGATGTCGGTTTTGAAATGTACCAATCCATGCTGGAGGAGGCGATTGCCAAGATCCGGTCGGGCCAGATGGAAGGGCTGTCCGAAGCGGACGACCAATGGGCACCGCAAATCAATCTTGGCGTGCCTGTGCTAATCCCGGAAACCTATGTGCCTGACCTCGACGTGCGATTGGGGTTGTACCGGCGTCTGTCGGGTCTGAGTACCAAGGTCGAATTGGAAGGCTATGCCGCAGAGCTCATTGACCGTTTCGGGAAGTTGCCCAAGGAAGTGAACACCCTGATGTTGGTGGTTCGGATCAAGGCCATGTGCAAACGCGCTGGCATTGCCAAGTTGGATGGTGGCCCGAAAGGGGCGACGATCCAGTTTCACAACGACAAATTTGCCTCTCCCGAGGGGCTGGTCGCGTTTATTCAGGACCAGCGCGGTCTGGCCAAGGTGCGCGACAATAAGATCGTGGTGAAACGGGATTGGAAAACCGACGCCGACAAGATCAAAGGTGCCTTCGCGATTGCCCGCGATCTGGCAGAACATGTGATTGCCAAGGAAAAAGCGAGCAAGGGCAAGAAGTCCGCGGGCGCCTAA
- a CDS encoding multidrug effflux MFS transporter, which yields MSRTEFVALIAMMFATIAFSIDAMLPALPAIGAELSPDMPHRAALILTFFVFGMGVGTFIAGPLSDSFGRKRVIYAGATLYVVSAGVAWASSSVEVMLIARLFQGFGAAGPRIVSVAIVRDLYSGRDMAKIVSIVMMIFTLIPAVAPLLGSFIITGFGWRGIFIAFILFSLFSVSWMGLRMPETLAVENRRPLRVSLLTAALKELFSYPSVRISILVQSLAMAMLFSMLMLVQPIYYEVYDRAESFPYWFCVVALIAGSASLLNAVLVGRFGMRRLVTVTLAVQILLSLSMLAFGLGDLPEPYGFAAFLMFQTCLFFQAGLTLGNLNAIAMEPVGHIAGIAASAIAAISTVIGAALASPVGLMFNGTIQPLVASMLVMATVGFVLMRYLDRVENPSRAAEVPKTDP from the coding sequence TTGAGCCGAACAGAATTTGTAGCTTTGATCGCGATGATGTTCGCGACCATCGCATTCTCGATAGATGCGATGTTGCCGGCCCTGCCGGCCATCGGTGCAGAGCTGTCGCCGGACATGCCCCACCGCGCGGCATTGATCCTGACCTTTTTTGTTTTTGGCATGGGGGTTGGCACATTTATCGCGGGTCCCTTGTCCGACAGTTTTGGCCGAAAACGGGTGATCTACGCCGGTGCCACGCTTTATGTGGTTTCGGCTGGCGTCGCTTGGGCCAGTTCCTCGGTGGAGGTCATGTTGATCGCACGCCTGTTTCAGGGGTTTGGCGCTGCCGGACCACGGATTGTATCAGTGGCCATTGTGCGTGACCTCTATTCCGGTCGCGATATGGCCAAGATCGTTTCCATTGTAATGATGATATTCACGTTGATACCGGCCGTTGCCCCCTTGTTAGGCTCGTTCATCATCACCGGCTTTGGCTGGCGCGGAATCTTCATTGCCTTTATTCTTTTCTCATTGTTTTCAGTAAGCTGGATGGGCCTGAGGATGCCCGAAACCCTTGCCGTCGAAAACCGCCGTCCCTTGCGCGTCTCCTTGCTGACTGCCGCGCTAAAGGAGCTGTTTTCCTACCCTTCCGTACGCATTTCGATCCTTGTTCAATCGCTGGCCATGGCGATGTTGTTTTCGATGCTGATGCTGGTTCAGCCGATCTATTACGAAGTCTATGACCGCGCGGAAAGCTTTCCCTATTGGTTCTGCGTCGTTGCGTTGATTGCTGGCAGCGCAAGCCTGCTAAATGCGGTCTTGGTGGGGCGCTTCGGTATGCGCCGCTTGGTCACGGTAACACTTGCTGTCCAGATTTTATTGTCTTTGTCGATGTTGGCTTTTGGCCTCGGCGACCTGCCGGAACCCTACGGTTTTGCGGCGTTCCTTATGTTCCAGACCTGTCTGTTCTTTCAGGCGGGATTGACGCTTGGAAATCTGAACGCCATCGCGATGGAGCCTGTCGGCCATATCGCAGGGATCGCAGCCTCGGCTATCGCGGCCATTTCGACCGTGATCGGTGCGGCGCTGGCCTCTCCGGTCGGCTTGATGTTCAATGGGACGATACAGCCACTGGTTGCGTCCATGCTGGTAATGGCGACGGTCGGTTTCGTGTTGATGCGCTATCTTGATCGAGTGGAAAACCCGTCGCGCGCCGCCGAAGTGCCCAAAACCGATCCGTAA
- a CDS encoding adenylyltransferase/cytidyltransferase family protein, whose product MRGRPARVMLTYGRFDMLHQDHLRFLRQISAMGHELIVGCASDALAAQSGYPCARSFEERRAMLESCRFVSRVIAETDPNQKRTDIVNYNVSAIVLGKYQYGQLDHLQDIAQIVYLPRLAPRKIREFVKFS is encoded by the coding sequence ATGAGGGGGCGACCCGCCCGCGTGATGCTGACCTATGGGCGGTTTGACATGCTCCATCAGGATCATCTGCGGTTTTTACGTCAGATCAGCGCAATGGGGCATGAATTGATTGTCGGCTGCGCCTCTGACGCGTTGGCGGCGCAAAGTGGCTATCCCTGCGCGCGCAGTTTCGAAGAGCGTCGCGCCATGTTGGAAAGCTGCCGGTTTGTGTCTCGCGTCATTGCAGAAACCGACCCCAATCAAAAACGGACAGACATTGTAAACTACAACGTGTCGGCGATTGTGTTGGGTAAATATCAATACGGACAGCTTGATCATTTGCAGGATATTGCACAAATCGTGTACTTGCCGCGCCTCGCACCCCGGAAAATTCGTGAATTTGTCAAGTTTTCGTGA
- a CDS encoding DsbA family oxidoreductase: protein MTQTIKLDIMSDPICPWCYIGKAHLDVALADHPNHPFVIEWHPFQLNPDMPAQGMDRRAYLEGKFGGKEGAVRAYAPVVEHAEKAGLKINFEAMQRTPNTLNAHRLIHWAGIEGRQTAAVAALFQAYFVDARDIGDAEVLADIADGIEMDAAVVTRLLDTDEDVQAIRDRDAHSRKMGISSVPTFIVGNQHAVPGAQPPELWANVIAELTGAQ, encoded by the coding sequence ATGACCCAGACCATCAAACTCGACATCATGTCCGACCCGATTTGCCCTTGGTGTTATATCGGCAAGGCGCATCTGGATGTGGCCCTTGCAGACCATCCCAACCACCCCTTTGTCATCGAATGGCATCCATTTCAGCTGAACCCTGATATGCCAGCGCAAGGCATGGACCGTCGCGCCTATCTGGAAGGCAAATTCGGCGGCAAGGAAGGGGCCGTGCGCGCCTATGCGCCCGTGGTCGAACATGCAGAAAAAGCCGGCCTCAAGATCAACTTTGAAGCGATGCAGCGCACGCCCAACACATTGAACGCGCACCGTTTGATCCATTGGGCGGGGATCGAGGGGCGCCAGACCGCCGCGGTCGCGGCCCTGTTCCAAGCCTATTTCGTCGATGCCCGTGATATCGGGGATGCCGAAGTGCTGGCCGACATCGCTGATGGGATCGAAATGGACGCCGCTGTGGTGACCCGCCTGCTGGACACCGACGAAGACGTCCAAGCCATACGCGATCGCGATGCGCATAGCCGCAAGATGGGGATCTCGTCGGTGCCGACCTTTATCGTGGGAAATCAACACGCCGTGCCGGGCGCGCAGCCGCCAGAACTTTGGGCCAATGTCATTGCCGAACTGACAGGCGCGCAATAA
- a CDS encoding class I adenylate-forming enzyme family protein yields the protein MTKAADPATSFNLAAYVLAAGAALPDKVALSLLSGEAREDWTYAQLIAAVRGTATGLLDAGLTAGDIVLMRLGNTPDFPIAYLGALAAGLVPVPTAAALTAGEVAKIIPTLKPAAILHDIDVPCPDHARIIDLAALRAMRALPPAAFHMGDPERLGYIIYTSGTSGKPTAVMHAHRAILARRMMFEGWYGLTPDDRLLHAGAFNWTYTLGTGLMDPWTVGATALIPAAGTSPTALPDLIATHEATIFAAAPGVYRQMMRDLSPLYLPHLRHGLSAGEKMTAAVREAWEENTDTPVYEAFGMSECSTFISGSPSTPAKDGAIGTAQPGRKVAILGPKGPARTNTPGTIAIHRTDAGLMLGYLNDKKLTKSKFDGDWFLTGDQGMMDEDGQITYLGRTDDMMNAGGFRVSPLEVEETLLAIPGVTGIGVTEVEIKKNTRVIAAFYTAAAPIKEYTLTDFATANLARYKQPRLYVHVDALPTSGNGKILRRQLRDSFEAQKK from the coding sequence ATGACAAAAGCCGCTGATCCCGCGACCTCTTTTAACCTTGCCGCCTATGTTTTGGCAGCAGGCGCTGCCCTGCCCGACAAGGTGGCCCTGTCGCTGCTGTCTGGCGAGGCGCGCGAAGACTGGACTTATGCCCAGCTGATTGCCGCTGTGCGCGGCACCGCAACGGGTTTGCTGGACGCGGGGCTCACGGCCGGTGACATCGTGCTGATGCGCCTTGGCAATACGCCTGATTTCCCGATTGCCTATCTTGGCGCGCTTGCAGCGGGTCTGGTGCCTGTGCCGACGGCGGCGGCCCTGACCGCAGGCGAAGTGGCCAAGATCATCCCGACCCTGAAACCCGCCGCAATCCTGCACGATATTGACGTGCCCTGCCCCGATCACGCGCGGATCATCGATCTTGCGGCCCTACGTGCCATGCGTGCGTTGCCGCCCGCTGCGTTTCACATGGGCGATCCCGAGCGGCTTGGCTATATCATCTATACCTCTGGCACATCGGGCAAACCCACAGCGGTGATGCATGCCCATCGCGCCATTCTGGCCAGACGGATGATGTTTGAGGGCTGGTACGGGCTGACGCCGGATGACCGTCTGCTGCATGCGGGGGCGTTTAACTGGACCTACACGCTGGGCACAGGGTTGATGGACCCTTGGACGGTTGGGGCGACGGCGCTGATCCCTGCTGCGGGTACGTCGCCCACAGCGCTGCCGGATCTGATCGCCACACACGAGGCTACAATTTTTGCAGCCGCCCCCGGTGTTTATCGCCAGATGATGCGTGATCTGTCGCCGCTCTATCTGCCCCATCTGCGTCACGGATTAAGTGCTGGTGAAAAGATGACAGCGGCTGTGCGCGAGGCTTGGGAAGAAAACACCGATACGCCGGTTTATGAAGCCTTTGGTATGTCGGAATGTTCCACCTTTATCTCCGGCAGCCCGAGCACACCGGCCAAAGACGGGGCCATTGGCACGGCGCAACCGGGGCGGAAGGTTGCGATCCTTGGCCCGAAAGGGCCTGCGCGCACCAACACCCCGGGCACCATTGCCATTCACCGTACCGATGCGGGGCTGATGCTGGGCTATCTGAACGACAAAAAGCTGACCAAGTCCAAATTCGACGGCGACTGGTTTTTGACCGGTGATCAGGGGATGATGGATGAGGACGGTCAGATCACCTATCTGGGGCGCACCGACGACATGATGAATGCCGGCGGCTTTCGTGTATCGCCTTTGGAGGTTGAAGAAACCCTGCTTGCCATCCCCGGCGTTACGGGCATCGGTGTCACAGAGGTCGAGATCAAAAAGAACACCCGCGTGATTGCCGCCTTTTACACCGCCGCCGCGCCGATCAAGGAATACACCCTGACCGATTTTGCCACCGCAAATCTGGCGCGCTATAAACAGCCACGTCTATACGTTCATGTCGACGCCCTGCCCACCAGCGGCAACGGCAAAATCCTGCGCCGCCAGTTGCGCGACAGCTTCGAGGCCCAAAAGAAATGA
- a CDS encoding helix-turn-helix domain-containing protein — MSEDTTPSLIRIARESGESDTAPPVDLGVRVRELRKARGWTLEQAAGQAGLARSTLSKIENGQMSPTYDALKKLAVGLEISVPQLFTPPAAEKINGRMAVTKSGEGAAKATVTYEHELLADTLRKKQMLPYRARIRARSMEEFDGWVRHDGEEFLYVLTGVVQLFTEFYEPVELRRGDSAYYDGTMGHNVVSTSAEDATILWVTSLI; from the coding sequence ATGAGTGAAGACACCACGCCCTCCCTGATCCGCATTGCCCGCGAAAGCGGCGAAAGCGATACCGCACCACCCGTCGATTTAGGCGTCCGCGTGCGTGAATTACGCAAAGCGCGCGGCTGGACACTGGAGCAGGCCGCAGGGCAGGCCGGTCTGGCGCGTTCCACTCTGAGCAAGATCGAAAACGGTCAGATGTCGCCCACTTACGACGCCTTGAAAAAGCTCGCTGTGGGTTTGGAAATCTCTGTCCCACAGTTGTTTACCCCGCCCGCTGCCGAAAAAATTAACGGCAGGATGGCGGTGACCAAATCAGGCGAAGGGGCCGCCAAGGCGACTGTCACGTATGAACACGAACTTCTGGCCGACACGCTGCGCAAAAAGCAGATGTTGCCCTATCGCGCGCGGATCAGAGCCCGCTCGATGGAGGAATTTGACGGGTGGGTGCGCCACGACGGCGAGGAATTTCTCTATGTGTTGACCGGTGTGGTTCAGCTGTTCACAGAGTTTTACGAGCCGGTTGAATTGCGTCGCGGCGACAGCGCCTATTACGACGGGACGATGGGGCACAACGTGGTGTCCACCAGTGCCGAGGATGCGACAATTCTTTGGGTCACTTCGCTGATCTAA
- a CDS encoding extracellular solute-binding protein, whose protein sequence is MEIDIFQKLRGVAAISSLILWGVSAHAESAHGLAMYGDPALPADFTSLPYANPNAPKGGKITLGNTGGFDSLNPFVRKGNVPWQLHQFTHESLMGRSWDEPFSLYGLLAESIEVPDSRAWVEFTLRPEAAFSDGTPVTVDDVIFSYELLGTNGHPRYHGLYRQIDTIAATGPRSVRFTFKGDNRELALLAGMRPILSKAQWEGRDFANAPLADIPLGTGPYTVSDYDAGRQVTLTRNPAYWGADVPFRQGTHNFDQIKIDFYGDANVLQEAFKAGEISAVREFNAETWATQYDFPAITRGDVVKSTFPHQKPSGMTGFVMNTRRAPFDDWRVRDALIQAFNFEFINETLTGGALPRITSYFSGSTLAMQSGAAPDAVAQLLAPFKDTLPQDTIEGYALPVSDGSVRNRAGIRAAMKQLQAAGYSAEGGTMRGPDGAALEFEILLSKGNAEHSKIAELYVQALTRLGIKAVVESVDAAQLTQRSNAFDFDMVHFRRALSLSPGNEQRFYWGSTAATQEGSRNLMGVQDPAVDAMIDTMLAAKTSDAFTNATRALDRVLTAGRYVIPFWQFDEGLIAHRAEMKYPDVIPIYGDGPNYMPEVWWWQD, encoded by the coding sequence ATGGAGATCGATATTTTCCAGAAGCTGCGGGGCGTTGCGGCGATTTCTTCACTGATTCTCTGGGGGGTTTCAGCCCATGCAGAATCGGCTCACGGGCTTGCTATGTATGGCGATCCGGCCCTGCCTGCTGATTTCACTTCCCTGCCCTATGCGAACCCGAATGCGCCCAAGGGCGGAAAGATCACATTGGGCAATACGGGCGGTTTTGATAGCCTCAATCCCTTTGTGCGCAAGGGCAATGTGCCATGGCAGCTGCACCAGTTTACTCACGAAAGTTTGATGGGCCGGTCGTGGGATGAACCTTTCAGTCTTTATGGTTTGTTGGCCGAATCGATCGAAGTGCCCGATTCTCGCGCATGGGTTGAATTCACCCTGCGCCCGGAGGCCGCTTTTTCCGATGGCACCCCTGTCACCGTGGACGACGTGATCTTTTCTTACGAATTGTTGGGGACGAACGGGCATCCGCGCTATCATGGGCTGTACCGCCAGATCGACACCATCGCGGCAACCGGCCCGCGGTCCGTCCGGTTCACCTTCAAAGGGGACAACCGCGAGCTGGCGCTTTTGGCCGGCATGCGCCCGATTCTCTCCAAAGCGCAATGGGAAGGCCGTGATTTCGCGAATGCCCCCTTGGCGGACATTCCCCTGGGCACCGGTCCTTATACTGTGTCGGATTATGATGCCGGTCGACAGGTTACCCTGACGCGCAACCCCGCTTATTGGGGCGCGGATGTGCCGTTTCGGCAAGGAACCCATAATTTCGACCAGATCAAAATCGACTTTTACGGCGATGCCAATGTGCTGCAAGAGGCGTTCAAGGCAGGTGAGATTTCGGCTGTGCGCGAATTCAATGCCGAAACATGGGCGACGCAGTATGACTTTCCCGCGATCACCCGTGGCGACGTGGTGAAATCCACCTTTCCCCATCAAAAGCCCTCAGGCATGACGGGGTTTGTGATGAACACGCGGCGGGCGCCGTTTGATGACTGGCGGGTGCGCGATGCCCTGATACAGGCGTTCAACTTTGAATTCATCAACGAGACCCTGACCGGCGGCGCGCTGCCGCGCATCACTTCTTATTTTTCCGGCTCGACACTTGCGATGCAGTCAGGCGCGGCCCCCGACGCGGTTGCACAATTGCTTGCGCCGTTCAAAGACACTCTGCCTCAAGACACCATCGAAGGCTACGCCCTGCCCGTCTCGGACGGATCGGTGCGCAACCGTGCTGGCATTCGTGCCGCGATGAAGCAATTGCAGGCGGCCGGCTATTCGGCAGAAGGCGGCACGATGCGCGGCCCCGACGGGGCGGCGCTTGAATTTGAAATCCTGCTGTCCAAAGGCAATGCGGAACATTCAAAAATTGCCGAGCTTTATGTTCAGGCCTTAACCCGTCTGGGCATCAAAGCGGTGGTAGAATCCGTAGATGCCGCACAGTTGACCCAGCGCAGCAACGCCTTTGATTTCGACATGGTCCATTTTCGCCGCGCCCTTTCCCTGTCTCCGGGTAACGAGCAGCGGTTTTATTGGGGGTCAACCGCAGCGACCCAAGAAGGATCACGCAATCTGATGGGGGTACAGGATCCGGCCGTCGATGCGATGATTGATACGATGCTGGCGGCAAAGACATCTGACGCCTTTACCAATGCCACGCGTGCCTTGGACCGCGTGTTGACGGCGGGCCGTTATGTCATTCCGTTCTGGCAGTTTGACGAAGGGCTGATCGCGCATCGCGCCGAAATGAAATACCCGGACGTGATCCCGATTTACGGCGATGGCCCCAATTACATGCCCGAAGTTTGGTGGTGGCAGGATTAA